In one Aromatoleum aromaticum EbN1 genomic region, the following are encoded:
- the mutL gene encoding DNA mismatch repair endonuclease MutL yields the protein MSAHRPAAIRPLADVLVNQIAAGEVVERPASVLKEVLENALDAGARAIDVQLEQGGVRRIRVADDGCGIARDDLALALERHATSKIATLEDLEQVGTMGFRGEALAAIAAVARLTLTSRAEGSAHAWRIDGTDRSLAPAALNQGTVVDVADLFYSTPARRKFLKSEATEYAHCDEVFRRIALARPDIGLQLAHNGRVVHRLPAGDPLRRVAALMGDDFLQHARNLDADAGPLRLAGVAALPAYSRTSRDAQYLFVNGRFVRDKLLTHAVRQAYADILHGSRHPAYVLFLELDPAGVDVNVHPAKIEVRFREARAVHQFVFHALTRSLAASGAGIGVTGDNANAAAVAAEADPGGSTAPARAANPLRYANAAGHDAAPVQGRLAMEAASRSYYDFAASARPAESPSSPADASGFRPTAFAPSAGRGAATAAEAPMPPIEAASAPLGYAIAQLHGIYILAQNAAGLVLVDMHAAHERILYEKLKTVLDGQPAVQRLLIPAVLSISAKDMAAAEECAEVLARMGFEVAPVGPAELAVRSVPALLASAPIGELLRKLLEELREFPASEVVTARRNELLATMACHGAVRAHRSLTIPEMNALLRDMEATERADQCNHGRPTWTQLTMGELDRFFMRGQ from the coding sequence ATGTCCGCCCATCGCCCCGCCGCCATCCGACCGCTCGCCGATGTCCTCGTCAACCAGATCGCTGCCGGCGAAGTCGTCGAGCGGCCGGCGTCCGTCCTGAAGGAAGTGCTCGAGAACGCGCTCGACGCCGGCGCACGCGCGATCGACGTGCAGCTCGAACAGGGCGGCGTGCGCCGCATCCGGGTGGCCGACGACGGCTGCGGCATCGCACGCGACGATCTCGCGCTGGCGCTCGAACGCCACGCGACGAGCAAGATCGCGACGCTCGAAGATCTCGAACAGGTCGGCACGATGGGCTTCCGCGGCGAAGCGCTCGCGGCGATCGCGGCGGTCGCGCGCCTGACGCTGACGAGCCGCGCCGAAGGCAGCGCACACGCATGGCGCATCGACGGCACCGACCGCAGCCTCGCGCCGGCCGCGCTGAACCAGGGCACTGTCGTCGACGTTGCCGATCTCTTCTACAGCACACCAGCGCGGCGCAAGTTTCTCAAATCCGAGGCAACCGAATATGCGCACTGCGACGAAGTGTTCCGCCGCATTGCGCTCGCCCGCCCCGACATCGGCCTGCAGCTTGCGCACAACGGCCGCGTCGTCCATCGCCTGCCCGCCGGGGACCCGCTGCGGCGCGTCGCGGCGCTGATGGGCGACGATTTCCTGCAGCACGCGCGCAACCTCGATGCCGATGCCGGGCCGCTGCGCCTCGCCGGCGTCGCCGCGCTGCCGGCATATTCGCGCACGAGCCGCGACGCGCAGTATCTCTTCGTCAACGGCCGCTTCGTGCGCGACAAGCTGCTGACGCACGCAGTGCGCCAGGCGTACGCCGACATCCTGCACGGCAGCCGTCATCCGGCCTACGTGCTGTTCCTCGAGCTCGACCCGGCCGGCGTCGACGTCAACGTGCATCCGGCGAAAATCGAGGTGCGCTTCCGCGAGGCGCGGGCGGTTCATCAGTTCGTGTTCCACGCACTGACGCGCAGCCTCGCTGCCTCCGGCGCCGGCATCGGCGTCACGGGCGACAATGCCAATGCGGCTGCGGTGGCTGCGGAAGCCGATCCGGGCGGTTCCACCGCGCCGGCACGCGCTGCGAATCCGCTTCGGTACGCGAACGCTGCCGGCCACGACGCGGCACCGGTGCAGGGCCGCCTCGCGATGGAGGCGGCGAGCCGCAGCTATTACGATTTCGCCGCGAGCGCCCGCCCGGCCGAAAGCCCCTCTTCGCCGGCCGACGCCAGCGGATTTCGCCCGACGGCTTTCGCCCCGTCCGCGGGTCGGGGGGCGGCTACGGCCGCTGAAGCACCAATGCCGCCCATTGAGGCTGCGAGCGCTCCGCTCGGCTACGCGATCGCACAGCTCCATGGCATCTACATCCTCGCGCAGAACGCCGCCGGCCTCGTCCTCGTCGACATGCATGCGGCGCACGAGCGCATTCTCTACGAGAAGCTCAAGACGGTGCTCGACGGCCAGCCCGCGGTGCAGCGCCTGCTGATCCCGGCGGTGCTGTCGATTAGCGCGAAGGACATGGCAGCCGCCGAAGAATGCGCCGAAGTCCTCGCCCGCATGGGCTTCGAAGTCGCACCCGTCGGGCCGGCCGAACTCGCGGTGCGCAGCGTGCCGGCGCTGCTCGCGTCCGCACCGATCGGCGAGCTGCTGAGGAAGCTCCTCGAGGAACTGCGCGAATTCCCGGCCTCCGAAGTCGTCACCGCACGGCGCAACGAGCTGCTCGCGACGATGGCGTGCCACGGCGCGGTGCGGGCGCACCGCAGTCTGACGATCCCGGAGATGAACGCGCTGTTGCGCGACATGGAAGCCACCGAGCGCGCCGACCAGTGCAACCACGGCCGCCCGACCTGGACGCAGCTGACGATGGGCGAGCTCGACCGCTTCTTCATGCGCGGGCAATGA